From Bacillus sp. FSL K6-3431, the proteins below share one genomic window:
- a CDS encoding arylsulfatase has translation MGKSPNILLILNDDMGFSDIGCYGGEVDTPNLDALAEQGIRFTQFYNTARCSPSRASLLTGLHPHQTGIGILTDDDGPEGYAGNLNKQCVTIPEVLKGCSYSTFMSGKWHVANDFINVSDTWPRQRGFDRFYGSIAGAASYYDPKTLTRDNENIEHEAQTNENFYYTDAISDNAVQFIREHVNNGKEQPFFQYVAYTAPHWPLHAPKEEVDKYKGRFSSGWDELREQRLKRMVEMGIIKPHWYLSERDASQPLWGDVEDKEWRQRSMEVYAAQIDRMDQGIGRIIDVLKETNQLENTIIIFLSDNGGCAEEIGPDWGPNLVKNSAREKTRSDDEVIFGNRPEYMPGPENTYQSYGTAWANLSNTPFKLYKHWVHEGGIATPLIVHWPKGIETKGAIRHTPAQLTDIMATVLDVTGASYPALYNGNNILPLEGQSLVPIFEEDTDEERPLYWEHEGNSAIRIGKWKLVKKYPDDWELYDVQNDRTEINNIAQQYSEKVVDMSKQYDEWAERCGVIPREEVLKR, from the coding sequence ATGGGTAAATCGCCAAATATATTGTTAATTTTGAATGATGATATGGGTTTTTCAGATATTGGGTGTTATGGGGGAGAAGTAGATACGCCAAACTTAGATGCACTTGCTGAACAAGGGATTCGCTTTACGCAATTTTATAATACTGCAAGATGTAGTCCGTCAAGAGCATCATTACTAACAGGTCTCCATCCACATCAAACAGGAATTGGTATTTTAACGGATGATGACGGTCCCGAAGGATATGCTGGCAATTTAAACAAGCAGTGTGTAACCATTCCTGAAGTTTTAAAAGGATGCAGTTACAGTACATTCATGAGTGGCAAATGGCATGTGGCAAATGACTTTATAAATGTATCGGACACTTGGCCTAGGCAGCGGGGATTTGATCGTTTCTATGGTTCTATCGCGGGTGCTGCTAGTTATTACGACCCTAAAACACTTACTAGAGACAATGAAAATATTGAACATGAAGCGCAAACAAATGAAAACTTTTATTATACAGATGCTATCAGTGACAACGCTGTCCAGTTTATTAGAGAACATGTTAACAATGGCAAGGAGCAACCATTTTTCCAATACGTTGCATATACAGCACCTCATTGGCCCTTACATGCTCCAAAAGAAGAGGTAGATAAATATAAAGGCCGATTTAGTTCTGGGTGGGATGAATTAAGGGAGCAACGTCTAAAACGTATGGTTGAAATGGGCATCATAAAACCACATTGGTACTTGTCTGAACGTGATGCTTCTCAACCATTATGGGGAGACGTAGAAGATAAAGAGTGGCGACAACGGAGTATGGAAGTATATGCGGCACAAATTGATAGAATGGACCAAGGAATCGGAAGAATAATAGACGTATTAAAAGAAACAAATCAATTAGAAAATACAATTATTATATTTCTATCTGACAACGGAGGTTGTGCAGAAGAAATAGGACCTGACTGGGGACCAAACCTTGTAAAAAATAGTGCTCGTGAGAAAACTAGATCTGATGATGAAGTGATTTTTGGAAATCGGCCTGAATATATGCCTGGACCGGAAAATACGTATCAAAGTTATGGAACAGCATGGGCTAACTTATCAAACACACCTTTTAAATTATACAAGCATTGGGTTCATGAGGGAGGAATAGCGACACCACTTATCGTCCATTGGCCCAAGGGGATAGAAACAAAGGGTGCCATTAGACATACACCTGCCCAGCTAACAGATATAATGGCTACAGTTTTAGATGTGACTGGAGCCTCTTATCCAGCATTATACAATGGCAATAATATATTACCTTTAGAAGGCCAAAGTTTAGTCCCTATTTTTGAGGAAGATACAGATGAAGAGAGGCCATTGTATTGGGAACACGAAGGAAATTCAGCTATACGAATTGGAAAATGGAAACTTGTTAAAAAATACCCAGACGATTGGGAGCTCTATGATGTGCAAAACGACAGAACGGAGATTAATAATATTGCACAACAATATTCGGAAAAAGTAGTGGATATGTCTAAACAATATGATGAATGGGCAGAACGCTGTGGAGTGATACCTAGAGAGGAAGTATTAAAACGATAG